A stretch of DNA from Bactrocera neohumeralis isolate Rockhampton chromosome 6, APGP_CSIRO_Bneo_wtdbg2-racon-allhic-juicebox.fasta_v2, whole genome shotgun sequence:
GTGGAGGTGGAGCAAGTAGTTCTGATAATAGATCCGAGAGACGATCAGAAAAGGACAAAGAAAGGGAAAGGGATCGTGACCGACGAGTAAATGCTGCTTCTCCTGTGAGGGAAGAAAGAAAACGGTCAAGATCACGATCCCGTGCACATAACTACAGTTCTAGACGGAGGTCACATTCTCGTGAACGTCATCGTCGTTAAAAACAGATTTTGTTGAAAACGGAAATGCAACTGTATCCTACAACATCATCATATgatttaaatgtgtacatgacGATTCCGGTAGCACgtatgtaattaataaaaatattttccgcatTTTATTATGTAACTAATCATAAATTCGATTGAATGTTTTCTTTTTGCGATTTCTTGAATAAAATCTCTTTCTCGATTATAGAAAAATATCATAAACCACCATTGTTCAGATTTTGGTATGTAAAAACTTAttgcttataaaataaaatataagtacgAAAATAGTAAACTTATCTAGGTAAACTAATGACTGACCAGAACAGTAAGCTGAGTGGACTATTTCAGACCCAGGTGTCACGAAAGAGCGTGGTCTTATGATTTCAGTACTTATGGTTCACAAATTCACATTCTAGTTAAAATGATTTGTCTTGGTACATATTTTACTGATGGTATGTAGTAACttcaaatacacaaaaatttattatgtaaaatgaTTTTAACATCATTAGCATTGTCACCGGCTACCTAATTGAACTTAAACCAAATTCAACATAGTATCCTCTTTCCTGGGAATTTGGGTATGTATTTGAAGTACAACagttatttgaaaataactGAGTTTTTTTTGTAGCCCCCATCTATGAAATATTAATATGGTTGGGAAATGAAATACCTGTCTTATTGCGTATAGAGTTTTTAACAACCTGTGGATAAGAAAATTCTAATAAATGTTACAATTCAATTGGCCCtggtatgtatttaagtatgtattttgtacaacttttcaaatatacataaatcacAACTATTATAAATCTGGTTTTCTCTTTAATCGTTTTCTGCTTTTATAAACTACTTAACTGCGGTAGGAGGTGTAAAAGATATATTTAGTAGTTTTAATTCAAGAAAGAAAGATAATATAATTGGATGTCCAAAAACCAGTTGATTATCTAGATGacaaaatataagtatttttgttcataaatCATCACAATGGAACAATTTTCTTGAGTAAATATAGAAGGAACAATTGAAAATGGTAAGCTTGTCCACATACAGATATACATTAAGCACAGGAAATTAACATTcagtttattacaaaatttgtgCGCAATTATCTTGGCAGTGTTTAAGTCGACAACTTCCGtgataaatatatgtaggtctgtatacaatataatatataccgcATGAATACTGCTGAATGCATTATTGGTACAGAAAATGTTGTGGTTTTGTTTAAggataaacaaaaaaagaagaggAAGTACATAGATGACCAACATTCTCCGGATATACAAAACTATTAAATCTCttcgaaaaaatatacatttcatcaaatttaatacgtgatttaaaagtaatttaatagtGAAATCATTGAAATCAAGTATTAAGTAAGAACATCTCTTATTAATATATTAGTTAGAGCTCAGTTACCGTGCATCGTGGTATCTCTTTAATTGTCAAGAGTGTCAATAATtcctataaataaattaaaccgcaaaaattaatgaatttaaactATATTTCCTTATTTACGAAAGTAAAATATGGCAACCATGAAGACTGATAAGCTATCAGCTGGCACggtttcagtgaaaatttcgaacTGTTGCGGTATTTTCTTTTCTGGCCATGTTAGGCCAATTCACATAGAACTTTTGCTTCAATTTGCATTAGACATTTGTTTTGAAAGAAAAGTTCGATGTACACttttgtattgttttatgtTTGTTCACACAAAAAGTTTTCGAAGCGAAGCAAACTATAAGGCAACAATCATCTTTTTTCGTATTGCCAAGCAAATGTTGCCATATTAATTAAACAGAAACACTGTTTCAGTATTGCTTTCACGCAAATGGAATGTTGTAATAGACCTTTCCCTAAAGGTCACCCTTGACAATATCGACATAAATACCTGAATTGCTTACTACGCCGCAAAGCCTCAGTTAGTGACTGACGCAAGACCGTGGAACGAATCAGCTGATTCGACCTATCTTAAGAGAACGCAAtgtaaccgtgcgattctgtaacttgagacagtcttaagtctctaaatttgagattttaagttagagacaatttttgagacttgagatgatattgctattctgtaagtgacagtcacaaaatctattacatttcattattcagagatgtttttacacttgaatgaaaataaatatgtcgataacaaatattaaattttctataagatagtcaaaaaacataattatcaataaaaataaaaatatatgttgactttgtttcataatatttacgaaatttatgtaaaattgatttatttttaaccttttcatgtttgagttgcttacaaaatataaagaaacgacaatcgattaatatctacgatgatctctattcagtatattcaaaatggcagacaagagttctttttagttttgtgacctgccaactaccaggtctcaatattttgagactaacgctagagactgtttagtgaatagtaactagtcacaaattgagactttgcctcaaaatgtctcaaatagaggctagagactggttacagaatcccgctataaatGAACATTCACCACCGCTTCTGCGGTCCGTGTACGTGGAGTGAGCTGATTGTTCTATTACAACACAGGGCTCCCAGTTTAGATATTTTGGcttgaatttatttgaaatattcttaaactaactcacaGTCAGAGTCGAATAGTATTATTCATAAATAAGTAGACCATTCTTTAATAGTTGGATTTTAGCtttgattttttacattatgaaaaattaaaattgaaaaattagatgtgtgcaaaattttgtatatagatTGAGTCAGTCTTCAGTTCAGTCTTTGGATAAAAAATACGGATCAGTTTCGGTTACGTAGAGTATTTTACTTGACAGTGTCAAAAGTTTGATGTCATTGCTGTCATACATATTCCGTATacgtataaaaatgtaaacagtCACAACATCACGAAAGTACTAACTAGTCCATAATCAATGTTTGATTGATGATATATTGAACAGCCgtaacaaaaaagtttgtaaactcgttaacttaaatatcagatgttaaataaaatttctggattttaaatacttatatcAGGTATAAAACTTATATTATGCTTGgccattttacaaataaaaattcaatatattttaattgtgaTAATTTTATTCCCTTACGCTAAATATAACTTGTTCTTGAAGCACATTTTTTTGATGTTGCTTGTTTGTGAGTTGCAGCTTGTAAGGAATATCATAAATGGCGAATTTTCCTACTTTAGGTGCTCAGCAAGGTGAAATATAATTTGAGGAAATAATTATCTTGAAGTTAATTTTGTATTGTGCTTTCTTGCGCCTTAGAAACTAATCGTAAAATTCTGGAGGATCTACagttaaaaaaacaactatTACAGAAAGGTAACATTCCAGGATTAGGTACTGGAATATCCACTAATACGCTTTACCAGGTATAtaagttatattttataaaacaagcATGGGTAAACATGCTCATCTGTTGTTAAATTATAGATTCCTGCGAGCCAATTATTACCATCGTCGGATTTTTCTCAAAGTAGCGGACTGGCAAACGCGCCTCGTTCGGTGTTTAatgcaactacatcaacaacgtTAGGGTATTTCGTCTCCCAAGACTCTTACTACGGAAATACCTTCATACCTGTGCTACCACGACTCGATCCAGTGCCTTTGAACTAAAATAATGGCTTGTATAAAGCTAAAAAAGTTGGAGGAGTACTTACATGGAGTAGATACATTTGAAAAGCCGAAAATCAAATTAGAACAATACATAACACCGCCCCATATAGCTAGTTGCGTGCTTTATAACATTCAGGTCTAGATCAAAGCCAAACAACTGCTAAGAAATAAGTAAGAACACAACCACCACgttgaaactttttatttgaacatACTTTATGAGGATAGTTTTGTCTTACCAATGACTAAAAGTTGTCTGAAAGATATCTCAAAGATTTGCATGCTATATGTTTCAAATATGTTGAAACATGTTATGTTGTTTCTAACTACTAACTTTTATTGATCAATTCCACAGTTAAGGAAATACGAGTACATTAATGTCGTGGTTGTGTTTCTTCCCAGtttgtttaatatttcacacCTGAAGTTGaaagtattttgttttaatgaaaTCCATTTGTAGACACTATACGGAGATATTGAAGGGAAATATGTAGGAGACTTAGGGTGTGGAAGTGGCATGCTAAGTATCGGTTCATTCTTACTTGGAGCTGGCATGACCACAGGTTTTGAAATCGATGACGATGCtctaaatgtaaaacaaaaattgaaaaaatatgtacaccTAATAATTGTGAGTTtgcccttttttttttatagatgtTTCAAACCAATGTAACAGATATGGAATTGCCTGGTATAGATTGTATTTTATGTGACGTACTAACGTTGTCTAACAATGAAAAATGGGAAAATGCTTTTGACACAATTATTACCAACCCTCCGTTCGGGACAAAAAATAATAGTGGAATCGATATGTTATTTGTTCAGACTGGTGTATATCTAGCTTCGGGAGCAGTTTATTCATTTCACAAAAGTTCCACACGGTATATTtacagataatcatatttaTGTTCATGGCTTTAAGTTTTCTTTACTATGAcctcaaaatatatacatttattgataatttttagCGCCAGTATCGAACACATATAATTACTGATTATTTGAATGTATTCACAGGGACTACATTCATAAAAAGGTTAAAGATTGGAACGTAAAAGGGAATGTGGTTGCGGAACTGAAGTATAATATTGACACCAGTTATTCCTTTCACAAAAGCAAAAGCGTTGACATCAATGTGGATTTTTGGAGATTCGATGTATCTGAGAAAACGGTTTGATTTGATTCACTACATAAAATACTTTGaatttattcttatatttatttcaaataccaagaaaatgtatacataagttTGTATGTACGTTTGTGTTTATGTTAAAACTAGAGTATCATGAAAAAAGGCAGACGTGTGTTTCTGATCACCCGCTTATAGCATTTTTCGAagcatttacaaaaatatcaaaaactttttcactGATGACaggaaaatagtatttttaacAGTAACATTTCCTAGAATTttctatatacaaatgtaccaATACAGTTGGTTAATAAGGACGATTGTTTTTAAACAGCTATTATACAGGTACAAGCTAGtgtaaataataagcaaaatatacatatacatgaaaataattttaatttaatacaagctttcaattcatttattttttgtagataatATGGCATTATGTACACACATGcagtaatttcaattaaaatttggataagacaataaaaaattttatgaaatcaaCTTAAGTAAACTAGAAAATTCGTAATACATCAACATCTTATTGCTTCTcgaatatatttcattattcttaacggcttttcttttaattgattcaactcatttattttttgtggctaatatgtttaaataacatatgtacacacatgcaGTTggttcaattaaaaattttgataaaacaaaaacaaaaaataatgatattaatCTACGTCAACGAAAAATTGGGCAATACATGCATGGTTACTTGTAGGGAATTTTTGTTTAACGAATATGTTTCATTATTCTTAACGTAGGCTTTTCTTCTAAAAGAATTTTTAGTTATACTAAACTAAAACCCtgagtttgttgaatagcctgaagcaatttgtattttaaacGCTCTTTAGTCTTGTACTGAGGTAAATCTAATAGATTGAAGCACGTGTGGGCTACAGGAAGAAATCGTTCATCATTTGTTGGCTGTATACaaatctgaaaataaataaaattagaattagGTCAATAAAAATGGTATTAGTCTACTTTGATCGCTTTCATTCCTTGAATGGGAATTCGGTCGCTTCCAGTCAAATATAGGagaaactttttcttttcactCTCCGGCAACTCGTGGAATACTTCCCAAAACCATCTTATCTACAAGTGAATTATCAGTAGAAGCATGTCATACAACAACCTGTCTATCGTATATGAATATACTAACTGTTTGATCGCCAGAGTTGTAACCGTTTTTGTATTCACACTGTAGCTCGAGAGCTTGCCAGTCGTATTCCTCGTTTCCCACAACCACAGCCATTAATTCATCaggtttgaaaatttgtaacactCGTCCCCAACAAACCTTTTAATTGTTAATATACATTATTCTAATGTTgtgttatattttctgtttaccTTCATAAATCCTTTGCGAAAAGCTTTAAACTGAGTTTCTACAGCTTTGTTAAATAGAAAGTCAACATATAAATCGACAAACTCCtttctgtaaaaattaaaaatagattaAGTCAGAAATATACTACAAATTAAGaataactttagtaaaaattgtgaACCAACTAACTTATTATCTAAAGTGACGGGTGTTTGGCTGCCATTTGGTTTCAATTCCTCCGTTTGTgattcaccgaaaatatcgcgagatatttcaaaatttaaattaaacacttCCTCAAAATCGAGTTCGTCGTATTTGAGTAtggactccatagagtttgccAATGTTGGCGATAAGTCACGCAAGTCAGTTAAATCGACAGGTTCATCCAGTAGTTTTTTATATAACGCCAACGGGAATGGtagatttataattataaaattatatattgctAAGCCGCAAATTACTCCAATTAAGAAGTACATATCATCTGTTTCAAATGTAACATCCGCAAACCAAAGTACGTGTGAGTCTTCATATTCTTTGAACATTCCATATTTCGGATCCAAGAGGTCCCTTAATAAAAGCATGAAAAACTCTTTTCGCACACCACCGGCATCTTCGGCCTCCTCCCCATGGAATTTTATctattataattgaaataaatatatacgtatCAACACATTATCTTCATTTCTATTAGAACTAAGCTGGCTTATG
This window harbors:
- the LOC126761095 gene encoding SOSS complex subunit C homolog; translation: MANFPTLGAQQETNRKILEDLQLKKQLLQKGNIPGLGTGISTNTLYQIPASQLLPSSDFSQSSGLANAPRSVFNATTSTTLGYFVSQDSYYGNTFIPVLPRLDPVPLN
- the LOC126761094 gene encoding rRNA N6-adenosine-methyltransferase Mettl5, producing MACIKLKKLEEYLHGVDTFEKPKIKLEQYITPPHIASCVLYNIQTLYGDIEGKYVGDLGCGSGMLSIGSFLLGAGMTTGFEIDDDALNMFQTNVTDMELPGIDCILCDVLTLSNNEKWENAFDTIITNPPFGTKNNSGIDMLFVQTGVYLASGAVYSFHKSSTRDYIHKKVKDWNVKGNVVAELKYNIDTSYSFHKSKSVDINVDFWRFDVSEKTV